CTCAGCCTTTTACAAATGTCAACCTGGACAAGACCGCGGCACTTTTTCATTTTTTAATGCAAAATTGACGCTTGATTTCATATGTTATGCGAAAGAGAACTGACACCACTGAGTTCATATGGAGGGCCTTCTTGTTTCTTACAAGAACGCACACCTTTAGGTAATTTAATTCGCTGGAGAGATAAGCCCGTGGCTCTTTCCATTGTGCAAGCAAGATTGGTTGGATTAGCTCATAATATTCCAAAATATTACGGTACGGATAGATACACATTAATAGATAAtagaaaaagttcgggtttttttaTATTGAATTTGTTAAAACAGAAAAATATAATATATAGTCAAAAAAGTATTCTAAAAAAATAGAAATATAAAACCAGTAGAATTGAAATGTAAGTTGATTGGTTGCactagaaaaatatgcatttctgaaggactaggtgcattgcATAGGGAAGAATTTCAGTGAGATTAGTAAATTTTTTTCTTAATTACTCACAGTGGAGTAGATATAAACTAGACCATAAAAATTCATATATAGTTCTCAATCCTACAAACCAACAAGCTCTAGCAGAAAAAAATCCTACGAAATAGAATCTCTCAAAATATCTATGAAAATCTTCTAAATCATTGAGGCTTAAATTCCTACAAATATTTTTCTGTCCATCTTTAGAAAACATGCACGTCTTTGGTATTATCCGGCGGACTGCCACAACACTTCTCAGGCTTCTAGAGAAATGGACCCTGGAAGCATAAAGCATTTCAGTTCGTTCAGTTCAGGAAGCAAAGGAACTAGTAAATGGATTTGTGCTAGAATGCTGGCAAGAAAGGCATGAATCCTGATTTGGATAATCAAACATAACATCTACGCCACCACAGCTCACTACTTGCTAGGTGGGTGCGATTTGGAGGTCTGATGATCCTCGGTGAGCTGCATGCTCTGAAGAACCTCTATGATTGATCCCACTGCACGATCTCCCCTCTCTAAGACATGCTCCAGTTTCTCCACCTTCTCTAGCAGCTGCTCAGCTTTCACATTCGCGCAGCTCAGCAGCTTATCGGAAGTCTTCAACGCCCTGCACAACTAGAGTTTGAGGTACAGAGATTGGGGAGCAAAATGTTAGTTTGCATCCAGCAACGAATTGTACTAGTAAATAATCACAGGTTACGTCCACAGTAAACAAAAAGGAAGGGAAGAAACACACCTTCAGCATCAGGGAAGGCCACGAAGGGTCATTCTCCTGTAGCGACTTCATCAAATTGTCATAGTCTTCCTGATTGATGATGAATGCACAAATGAATTAAATTTTTTAATTCATCCCAGAAGCTCATAACTAAGAGTAGCGCACCACTTTAAATTGATGAAGAACCAGCCTTTTCTGGCATCTTGGTGGACTCTGTCATTATTATTAAACACTGAATTCGAAGATGAAGCAAACAACAAACATGAGGTAGAACATCAGAAACTTAGCAATCTGTTAAGCTGGGCAGGATGCGTGAACTAACCCACCACAAGATACTACCTCCGTTCACGAATATAAGATGGTCTAACTTATttgtgaatcggatgtatatagacacatttcaGCGTTTTGTTAACTCATTTCAGTCCATATGTAACCCATATCGagatatccaaaacatcttatatttgtgaacggagggagtatgaattaTGAACTTAAGTTAGATGAGACCGTCTTAATTAACCCCAATATCCAACATTGCACACTTTTTGTGTACACTATCATGAATCTATGGGCAGCAAGATCCTTCACGTAGAACACAATTGAGTAGTTCATGGCAATTCAGGTTAACAGAACAGCTGATGGACGCATGGCTCGGACAACAAACTCGAAGGAGCAAGAAACGATATGACGGGAGAATCAATTTGATGCTGAAAAAATCAGGAACAAGGGGAAGAAGGGAGCCCTCACCGCGAAGAGCCGCTGGAGCTCGGAGGGGTCGGCCTCCTCCACCTGATGCGCTGCCAAGGGGGAAGAGGGAACAGAGGCGTCGCCTCCGCCGTCGAGGTGGTCGTCGCCTCCTTCGACGGCGAGGTCGCTCAAGAGATCGCTGACAGTGAGCAGTGGACCTCCGACTCCCCGCATCTCTGTGCTCAAGGTCGCTGGACCGAGAGGAGTCTTACGGTGGTGGGACCGGGGGAGGCCAGGCGGCGTCGCTGGATCCGAGGGGGGAGGGTGGCTGCGCTGGATCCGGTCGGGAGGACCGTCGCCGGCGGAGAGGAGGGGAAAAATCGATGGGCACGACTCGCAACACGCTGAGAACGCCCTGTCGCCTTTGCGGCCCATGCGGCTGGTAAACGACGTGGGCTGAGTTGCCACCAACGGAGAGCTTGTGGGCCGCTAATCTCCTTTTGTCGCTTATTACTGGGCCAGGTTAGGTCATATTTTGATTCCCATGAAGCTTTCTCCGAAAT
The window above is part of the Triticum aestivum cultivar Chinese Spring chromosome 2A, IWGSC CS RefSeq v2.1, whole genome shotgun sequence genome. Proteins encoded here:
- the LOC123190306 gene encoding uncharacterized protein; this encodes MRGVGGPLLTVSDLLSDLAVEGGDDHLDGGGDASVPSSPLAAHQVEEADPSELQRLFAEDYDNLMKSLQENDPSWPSLMLKLCRALKTSDKLLSCANVKAEQLLEKVEKLEHVLERGDRAVGSIIEVLQSMQLTEDHQTSKSHPPSK